The genomic segment ATATATAAGGATTCTATTGTTTATTTAATTGATTATAGTACCGGTGAGCGATCCGATGTGGCAGGGAACGGGACGGCTGCACGATTTCTTGGGAGGTACGAGGATCTCGGTAAGCAAATTGCCGATAAGCTCCGGGAAAGCAATGTATCGCATTTAGCTGACTCTGTCCTTGTATTGCAGGGACGGATAGAAAAAGGCGGGAATAAACCGCTGGAAGATCTAAAATTGATCGTGGGCCAGCGGTCTGTTTTTTCCGATATAGCTTTACAAATATTCGGAGAGCGCAAAAATACATGGCATCCGGCTACCTTTTTTTCTGGTATGACGGGAGTAAGTATAATTAAATTCTACATCAAACTAGAACCATCTGGTACGGTCTCAATTATGCCGTCAAAGTATATGGATGCTGTCTTTCAGTAAAATCAATGCAATGACGATTCCTGTCAATACAGAACACTTTTCTATTGATTTTATCTTTTGAAAGGGATAGATTTTCTGTATTGCTATTAGGCATTTTCACCTGTTTATTTTTTTCAAGGCATCCAGATATTTTTTCTTAACACCGTTGTCATTTTCTTGATCGCGAAGCATTTCAATTTTGGGCAATAGTTTCTTGTTGTTTTCTGTTTTTAATTTTACAATTTCTGATAAAGCATAAGCAGCTGCCCAGCGTACCACAGTACTATTGTTTTCGGCATTAGGCAAGAGATATCAAATAGCCACTCGCCAAGGGTTTTTACCTTTCCCTTGGCTTTAATGGTCCTATCCTTAAATAATGCTTCAATGCTCATAAACCGTGTTGTTGTGTTTCAAGACTGCCGTTCCAGTTGATGTTAAAGTTATCTGCAAACATGCCGAAATAGGAGTTCCAAAAAGTGTCTGGCACAGCCATCGTTATTTGACCATTGGCTGAAAGCCCGTTGAAAGAGCTTGTCGGCCTTCTCTTTGCTCTCCGAATCGATAGAAATAGAGAAAAATTATTATTATTTTTTTAGTTTACTCTCATACAGTGAAATCCACTCTAATGCGCTCATTTTTTTCATCAGTTCGCCAATGAGGTCGAACGGGATATCTTCCGGCTTTTTAAACCGGATACAGCTTTTACCCATATCCAGCTTCTTGCTGCTGTGTTTAGGATATTCCGAAACAAACCATTCCAATAATGCAGGATCGGAATAGATGCCCATATGGTAAAGGTTGATGGAGTTTTTCTGCGAAGCGATACCAGCAAAGGGAAGTGGCTCAGCCGGTTTGCAATGGTAGCCTGCGGGATAAAGGCTGTGCGGGACAACATATCCCAGACCGCCATAACTGATTGCAGCAATAAAACCTTCGGGCAGGTTTTGCATGATGGTATTGTGCAGTTTATTAAAGGCTTCTGAATGGTCTTTTGGCACATTTGCCAGGATTTCTTCAACGGTATTTCCGACGGCTTTCATAATATGTTAGTTCAGATCGATTACTACTTGCTTGTGCGTAATAATAGCATCATAATTGCAGTGATAAATACTTTTCTTTTTCATATCATTGATCGACATTTTCTTTTGTAAGAAAATGATGTTCCAATATAATGAAAAAATACATAAAAACATTTAAAATACATGTTGCTATAGCGGAATTTCCCGTGTGATTTTTATTGTGTCTGTATTCAGAATTTTTTGGCAGCTTACCTTATAAATAGCAAGTAGCCTGTCGTATTATAGTGCGTTTAATTTAATCCATTCCTCCAATGAGGCAAATGGTGCTGGTACTTCAACTTAATTATAATCTTTTAAAAAATGCGGTAACCGATATTTATTTCCTGCGTCTAACAAGAAAAGTAAGATAAAAAAATTAAATTATGAACTTTCAACAAATAGTTTGGATCGCAGTAGCGATAAGTGTACTCATTTCAATTTTCGGAGTCAGGTATCTGAAACATCGGGAAAACATGTTTCTTATCCGCAGAAATCAATATTTAAAACAAGAACCTAATTTATCAGGATATTTTTCAGGCGGGTTAATATTATTGGGAACATGCATTGGCGTTACAGTTGGTTTGATTTTAAGACAGTATATAAATGCTGAAATTATACCCAGCGCATTGTTATACATTTTATGCGTAGCATTTTTCTGCGGGATCGCTCTTTTAATTACCTACTATTATTTTAAGAGCTTGAAATAGAATATGCCATTTCTTTTACTTTACATGTGATCCACTGCACCAGCAATTGGCCGGTGGGCAAATAAATAGAAGCGAGATACCGGCGTATTTAAAGAAAGCCGTTATTCCTAAGATAAAAATCAAAGAAGTGATGTTTGATAGAATCATGTATTAACACAAATGGTATCTGATACAAATAAAACGAGTGACGAAAAACTTATTGAAGAAGTTTTTAATGGAAATATTATGTCTTTTTCGATTTTAATAGACCGGTATAGTTCGTTTGTTTTTCAGATCGTGATCAAGATTACTGGCAACAGGGAATTTGCAGAAGAGATTACACAAGATGTCTTTCTCAAGGTTTATAAAAACCTACATAAATTTCAATTTAAGTCAAAGTTTAGTACCTGGTTATATCGGGTGGCATATACCACAGCAATTTCTGCCAATAGGAAAGTGCCGAAATTATTTTTAGTTGAAGATTTTGAGAAACACTATTCTAATGAGATTTACGAAGAAGAGACCGAAGTCGAGTGGCTAGATAAAGGACAGTTAAATATGGCCTTTAAAAAAGCGCTATCCGACCTCGATGAAGCCGACAACCTGATCATAACCTTATATTATCTAAATG from the Sphingobacterium thalpophilum genome contains:
- a CDS encoding DUF1801 domain-containing protein, whose protein sequence is MKAVGNTVEEILANVPKDHSEAFNKLHNTIMQNLPEGFIAAISYGGLGYVVPHSLYPAGYHCKPAEPLPFAGIASQKNSINLYHMGIYSDPALLEWFVSEYPKHSSKKLDMGKSCIRFKKPEDIPFDLIGELMKKMSALEWISLYESKLKK
- a CDS encoding RNA polymerase sigma factor, which encodes MSFSILIDRYSSFVFQIVIKITGNREFAEEITQDVFLKVYKNLHKFQFKSKFSTWLYRVAYTTAISANRKVPKLFLVEDFEKHYSNEIYEEETEVEWLDKGQLNMAFKKALSDLDEADNLIITLYYLNEQSIDDICTILNLRNSAVKTRLHRARTRLKKLLI